Proteins from a single region of Neodiprion virginianus isolate iyNeoVirg1 chromosome 4, iyNeoVirg1.1, whole genome shotgun sequence:
- the LOC124302138 gene encoding metabotropic glutamate receptor 6-like isoform X1: MTRTRFTLLILLAAATDARVAGMQPYLNMSGDITLGALFPIHRKGSDGEDCGRIQTEDGIQPLEAMLYTLQQINQDPDILPGIKLGALVFDSCDNPSHALKQALYFVKGFIAHVNTYHQQEFHCLDGSAPKFLGGGFDKVVAVLAAQSSSVTIQVASMLRLFAVPQISYMATSPSLSSKDKFPHFFRTVPSDVNQAHAMLEILKDFGWTYVSIVYSDTEYGNHGYETLDSLASNYSICFSAPHRINKEQFSDEDYDGVIRTITNKTEVRVVVLFAEKSTTLRVLEAARRVGVGERFVWIGSDAWSTANHKEVMTARSDELQVDEMTVLEGALAVQPLSGRMSGFDEYFTNLTLDHKAVNPWFSEFWEEYHHCDQEGEPAHDNQTMPQVSLFPRVSLSPDTSCTSPRLTIEEANGYKQQRFLHFVRDAVYAVAYALHDLHQVRCGKNYTGICDDMRHIDGETISAYLSNVSFNDEAGKKFRFVHNVDGPPRYSILNYQKVKKGSYHWVVIGNYTQDDNGAPLLYIEKGSMKFRGQTEGGREFFPNSTCAQPCQIDQVKFRERLDPCCYKCRNCGHYQVKLGEHRCEDCLEGTRPTPNRTFCEDIPEDFIDYSSPWAIAAMAVASCGILVTLFVLFVFWIYSETPVIKASGRELSSLLLLGTLVSFLMTFAVVAKPDSGTCTITRFGIGLCYTLCYAALVTKTNRIHRIFNNMTHSPHKPRYTSPKSQLIITGLLTSIEVVINAVWLMKVPPSVNHIYPSRDVRLRICRGLEDRSYMVGLIYPCFLIVICTLYAVKTRKCPEGFNETRYIAFTNYTTIILWLAFVPLYLVSTNNDIRVVTLALSLSLSGLVQLACLFFPKVYIVLMKPEKNTKELVMAQHRSSSYLAAPATPVVVLNENGVSSYVHGSDSSIKTGGGGSDASTLNLWKIKPILKDQSITSAALNAKDTLKNLQIRTM; the protein is encoded by the exons ATGACACGAACGCGGTTTACGCTGTTGATACTTCTCGCCGCAGCAACCGATGCCAGAGTTGCAGGCATGCAGCCTTACTTGAACATGTCCGGCGACATTACACTCGGGGCACTTTTTCCAATTCACAGAAAGGGAAGCGACGGCGAAGACTGCGGACGAATTCAA ACCGAGGATGGCATACAGCCGTTGGAAGCGATGCTGTACACCTTGCAGCAGATAAATCAGGACCCCGACATTTTGCCAGGCATAAAGCTCGGCGCCTTGGTCTTTGATTCCTGCGACAATCCGAGCCACGCTTTGAAGCAGGCTCTCTACTTTGTCAAAG GATTCATCGCTCATGTCAACACCTACCATCAACAGGAGTTTCACTGTCTCGACGGAAGTGCACCGAAGTTTCTTGGCGGTGGATTCGACAAAGTCGTTGCCGTCTTGGCGGCTCAGTCAAGCTCAGTCACGATACAG GTTGCCTCGATGCTGAGACTTTTCGCCGTCCCCCAGATATCTTACATGGCGACGTCGCCTTCGCTCAGCAGCAAGGATAAATTTCCACACTTTTTCAGGACCGTTCCAAGCGACGTTAACCAGGCTCACGCGATGCTGGAAATACTCAA GGATTTCGGGTGGACCTACGTGTCGATAGTTTACTCCGACACGGAGTACGGAAACCACGGATACGAGACCCTCGACTCTTTGGCGTCGAATTATTCCATCTGCTTCAGCGCGCCGCACAGGATAAACAAGGAACAATTTTCCGACGAAGATTACGACGGAGTCATTCGCACGATAACGAACAAAACGGAAGTCCGAG TCGTCGTCCTCTTCGCCGAAAAGTCGACTACCCTGCGGGTCCTGGAGGCTGCGAGACGCGTCGGTGTCGGGGAGCGGTTCGTCTGGATCGGAAGCGACGCGTGGTCGACGGCAAATCACAAGGAGGTGATGACCGCGCGTTCGGACGAGCTCCAGGTAGACGAGATGACCGTTCTCGAGGGCGCTTTGGCGGTCCAGCCTCTGTCAGGACGGATGTCAGGGTTCGACGAGTACTTCACGAATCTGACCCTCGACCACAAGGCCGTCAATCCGTGGTTCTCCGAGTTCTGGGAGGAGTACCATCACTGCGACCAGGAGGGAGAGCCTGCCCATGACAATCAAACCATGCCGCAG GTCTCGTTATTCCCGAGGGTCAGTCTGAGTCCAGATACTAGTTGCACAAGTCCGCGGCTTACGATCGAGGAAGCCAACGGCTACAAGCAGCAGAGGTTTCTCCACTTTGTCAGGGACGCAGTTTACGCTGTTGCTTACGCTCTTCACGATTTGCATCAAGTAAGATGCGGCAAGAACTACACCGGGATTTGCGACGATATGCGGCACATCGACGGTGAAACGATATCCGCCTACTTGTCGAACGTATCGTTCAACG ACGAAGCTGGAAAGAAATTCCGTTTCGTTCACAACGTCGACGGGCCTCCCAGATACTCGATTTTGAATTACCAGAAAGTCAAGAAGGGTTCCTATCATTGGGTCGTGATCGGCAACTACACGC AGGATGACAACGGCGCACCGTTGCTCTACATCGAGAAGGGCTCGATGAAGTTCCGAGGGCAAACGGAAGGCGGACGCGAGTTCTTTCCAAACTCGACTTGTGCACAGCCGTGTCAAATCGACCAGGTAAAGTTCAGGGAACGGCTGGATCCGTGCTGCTACAAGTGCAGGAACTGCGGTCACTACCAGGTGAAACTGGGCGAGCACCGTTGCGAGGACTGTCTGGAGGGAACGCGGCCAACACCGAACAGGACCTTCTGCGAGGACATTCCGGAGGACTTCATCGACTATTCGAGTCCTTGGGCGATAGCCGCGATGGCGGTCGCGAGCTGCG GGATCCTGGTCACCCTCTTCGTGCTCTTCGTATTCTGGATATACAGCGAGACCCCCGTGATCAAGGCGTCGGGACGCGAGCTCTCCTCCCTCCTTCTTCTCGGCACCCTCGTCTCGTTTCTGATGACCTTTGCGGTTGTCGCCAAACCGGACAGCGGTACCTGCACCATAACCAGATTCGGAATCGGACTGTGCTACACTCTTTGCTACGCGGCACTTGTCACCAAGACCAACAGGATACACAGGATATTCAACAACATGACGCACAGTCCGCACAAGCCCAG ATACACGAGTCCCAAGTCCCAGCTGATAATAACGGGTCTCCTCACATCCATCGAAGTCGTGATAAACGCGGTGTGGCTGATGAAGGTCCCACCGTCGGTGAACCACATTTACCCCTCAAGAGACGTCAGGCTGAGGATATGCAGGGGGCTGGAGGACCGTTCTTACATGGTGGGGTTGATCTACCCGTGTTTCCTGATCG TGATCTGCACCCTTTACGCGGTGAAGACGAGGAAGTGCCCGGAGGGTTTCAACGAGACGCGTTACATAGCCTTCACCAACTACACGACCATCATACTCTGGCTCGCCTTCGTCCCGCTCTACCTCGTCTCGACGAACAACGACATCCGGGTCGTAACCCTGGCCCTGTCCCTCTCGCTGAGCGGGTTGGTTCAGCTGGCCTGTCTCTTCTTCCCGAAGGTCTACATCGTGCTTATGAAGCCCGAGAAGAACACCAAGGAATTGGTGATGGCCCAGCACAGGAGCTCTTCGTACCTCGCTGCGCCCGCGACTCCCGTCGTTGTCCTTAACG AGAACGGTGTAAGCTCCTACGTCCACGGTAGCGATTCGTCGATAAAGACGGGCGGCGGTGGGAGTGACGCCTCGACCTTGAACCttt GGAAAATCAAGCCGATCTTGAAAGACCAGAGCATCACTTCGGCGGCCCTTAATGCCAAGGATACGTTGAAGAATTTACAAATCAGGACAATGTGA
- the LOC124302138 gene encoding metabotropic glutamate receptor 6-like isoform X2, translating into MTRTRFTLLILLAAATDARVAGMQPYLNMSGDITLGALFPIHRKGSDGEDCGRIQTEDGIQPLEAMLYTLQQINQDPDILPGIKLGALVFDSCDNPSHALKQALYFVKGFIAHVNTYHQQEFHCLDGSAPKFLGGGFDKVVAVLAAQSSSVTIQVASMLRLFAVPQISYMATSPSLSSKDKFPHFFRTVPSDVNQAHAMLEILKDFGWTYVSIVYSDTEYGNHGYETLDSLASNYSICFSAPHRINKEQFSDEDYDGVIRTITNKTEVRVVVLFAEKSTTLRVLEAARRVGVGERFVWIGSDAWSTANHKEVMTARSDELQVDEMTVLEGALAVQPLSGRMSGFDEYFTNLTLDHKAVNPWFSEFWEEYHHCDQEGEPAHDNQTMPQVSLFPRVSLSPDTSCTSPRLTIEEANGYKQQRFLHFVRDAVYAVAYALHDLHQVRCGKNYTGICDDMRHIDGETISAYLSNVSFNDEAGKKFRFVHNVDGPPRYSILNYQKVKKGSYHWVVIGNYTQDDNGAPLLYIEKGSMKFRGQTEGGREFFPNSTCAQPCQIDQVKFRERLDPCCYKCRNCGHYQVKLGEHRCEDCLEGTRPTPNRTFCEDIPEDFIDYSSPWAIAAMAVASCGILVTLFVLFVFWIYSETPVIKASGRELSSLLLLGTLVSFLMTFAVVAKPDSGTCTITRFGIGLCYTLCYAALVTKTNRIHRIFNNMTHSPHKPRYTSPKSQLIITGLLTSIEVVINAVWLMKVPPSVNHIYPSRDVRLRICRGLEDRSYMVGLIYPCFLIVICTLYAVKTRKCPEGFNETRYIAFTNYTTIILWLAFVPLYLVSTNNDIRVVTLALSLSLSGLVQLACLFFPKVYIVLMKPEKNTKELVMAQHRSSSYLAAPATPVVVLNGKIKPILKDQSITSAALNAKDTLKNLQIRTM; encoded by the exons ATGACACGAACGCGGTTTACGCTGTTGATACTTCTCGCCGCAGCAACCGATGCCAGAGTTGCAGGCATGCAGCCTTACTTGAACATGTCCGGCGACATTACACTCGGGGCACTTTTTCCAATTCACAGAAAGGGAAGCGACGGCGAAGACTGCGGACGAATTCAA ACCGAGGATGGCATACAGCCGTTGGAAGCGATGCTGTACACCTTGCAGCAGATAAATCAGGACCCCGACATTTTGCCAGGCATAAAGCTCGGCGCCTTGGTCTTTGATTCCTGCGACAATCCGAGCCACGCTTTGAAGCAGGCTCTCTACTTTGTCAAAG GATTCATCGCTCATGTCAACACCTACCATCAACAGGAGTTTCACTGTCTCGACGGAAGTGCACCGAAGTTTCTTGGCGGTGGATTCGACAAAGTCGTTGCCGTCTTGGCGGCTCAGTCAAGCTCAGTCACGATACAG GTTGCCTCGATGCTGAGACTTTTCGCCGTCCCCCAGATATCTTACATGGCGACGTCGCCTTCGCTCAGCAGCAAGGATAAATTTCCACACTTTTTCAGGACCGTTCCAAGCGACGTTAACCAGGCTCACGCGATGCTGGAAATACTCAA GGATTTCGGGTGGACCTACGTGTCGATAGTTTACTCCGACACGGAGTACGGAAACCACGGATACGAGACCCTCGACTCTTTGGCGTCGAATTATTCCATCTGCTTCAGCGCGCCGCACAGGATAAACAAGGAACAATTTTCCGACGAAGATTACGACGGAGTCATTCGCACGATAACGAACAAAACGGAAGTCCGAG TCGTCGTCCTCTTCGCCGAAAAGTCGACTACCCTGCGGGTCCTGGAGGCTGCGAGACGCGTCGGTGTCGGGGAGCGGTTCGTCTGGATCGGAAGCGACGCGTGGTCGACGGCAAATCACAAGGAGGTGATGACCGCGCGTTCGGACGAGCTCCAGGTAGACGAGATGACCGTTCTCGAGGGCGCTTTGGCGGTCCAGCCTCTGTCAGGACGGATGTCAGGGTTCGACGAGTACTTCACGAATCTGACCCTCGACCACAAGGCCGTCAATCCGTGGTTCTCCGAGTTCTGGGAGGAGTACCATCACTGCGACCAGGAGGGAGAGCCTGCCCATGACAATCAAACCATGCCGCAG GTCTCGTTATTCCCGAGGGTCAGTCTGAGTCCAGATACTAGTTGCACAAGTCCGCGGCTTACGATCGAGGAAGCCAACGGCTACAAGCAGCAGAGGTTTCTCCACTTTGTCAGGGACGCAGTTTACGCTGTTGCTTACGCTCTTCACGATTTGCATCAAGTAAGATGCGGCAAGAACTACACCGGGATTTGCGACGATATGCGGCACATCGACGGTGAAACGATATCCGCCTACTTGTCGAACGTATCGTTCAACG ACGAAGCTGGAAAGAAATTCCGTTTCGTTCACAACGTCGACGGGCCTCCCAGATACTCGATTTTGAATTACCAGAAAGTCAAGAAGGGTTCCTATCATTGGGTCGTGATCGGCAACTACACGC AGGATGACAACGGCGCACCGTTGCTCTACATCGAGAAGGGCTCGATGAAGTTCCGAGGGCAAACGGAAGGCGGACGCGAGTTCTTTCCAAACTCGACTTGTGCACAGCCGTGTCAAATCGACCAGGTAAAGTTCAGGGAACGGCTGGATCCGTGCTGCTACAAGTGCAGGAACTGCGGTCACTACCAGGTGAAACTGGGCGAGCACCGTTGCGAGGACTGTCTGGAGGGAACGCGGCCAACACCGAACAGGACCTTCTGCGAGGACATTCCGGAGGACTTCATCGACTATTCGAGTCCTTGGGCGATAGCCGCGATGGCGGTCGCGAGCTGCG GGATCCTGGTCACCCTCTTCGTGCTCTTCGTATTCTGGATATACAGCGAGACCCCCGTGATCAAGGCGTCGGGACGCGAGCTCTCCTCCCTCCTTCTTCTCGGCACCCTCGTCTCGTTTCTGATGACCTTTGCGGTTGTCGCCAAACCGGACAGCGGTACCTGCACCATAACCAGATTCGGAATCGGACTGTGCTACACTCTTTGCTACGCGGCACTTGTCACCAAGACCAACAGGATACACAGGATATTCAACAACATGACGCACAGTCCGCACAAGCCCAG ATACACGAGTCCCAAGTCCCAGCTGATAATAACGGGTCTCCTCACATCCATCGAAGTCGTGATAAACGCGGTGTGGCTGATGAAGGTCCCACCGTCGGTGAACCACATTTACCCCTCAAGAGACGTCAGGCTGAGGATATGCAGGGGGCTGGAGGACCGTTCTTACATGGTGGGGTTGATCTACCCGTGTTTCCTGATCG TGATCTGCACCCTTTACGCGGTGAAGACGAGGAAGTGCCCGGAGGGTTTCAACGAGACGCGTTACATAGCCTTCACCAACTACACGACCATCATACTCTGGCTCGCCTTCGTCCCGCTCTACCTCGTCTCGACGAACAACGACATCCGGGTCGTAACCCTGGCCCTGTCCCTCTCGCTGAGCGGGTTGGTTCAGCTGGCCTGTCTCTTCTTCCCGAAGGTCTACATCGTGCTTATGAAGCCCGAGAAGAACACCAAGGAATTGGTGATGGCCCAGCACAGGAGCTCTTCGTACCTCGCTGCGCCCGCGACTCCCGTCGTTGTCCTTAACG GGAAAATCAAGCCGATCTTGAAAGACCAGAGCATCACTTCGGCGGCCCTTAATGCCAAGGATACGTTGAAGAATTTACAAATCAGGACAATGTGA